The Panicum hallii strain FIL2 chromosome 9, PHallii_v3.1, whole genome shotgun sequence genome has a window encoding:
- the LOC112877668 gene encoding LRR receptor-like serine/threonine-protein kinase RPK2 — protein MVAARRSTASSAALLLLLLAAAASVYSSAELHRGQEQDRSALLQLKSAFPSVELLRRWSSDSGGADHCTWPGVTCDARSRVVALEVPAPSRRFETGGEPAGELPAAVGLLTELKHVSFPFHGLRGEIPGEIWGLEKLEVVNLAGNSLRGALPAVFPPRLRMLTVASNLLHGEIPSSLSTCKHLERLDLSGNRLTGSVPGALGGLPKLKTLDLSGNRLLGSIPSSLGNCAQLLSLRLFSNLLNGSVPAEIGRLSKLRVLDVSGNRLSGPVPSELGNCSDLSVLILSSHFNSMDSHELNLFEGGIPESVTALPRLRVLWAPRAGLEGTVPNNWGRCHSLEMVNLGENLLSGAIPRELGLCSNLKFLNFSSNRLSGSLDKDLCPHCMDVFDVSGNELSGSIPACVNKVCASRLMLDDITSSYSSLLISKTLEELSLSFYNSGGRSIVYHNFAKNNLEGHLTSLPFSADRFGNKTSYVFVVDHNKFSGSLDSILLEKCSSLKGLIVSFRDNKISGQLTAEFSTKCSAIRALDLAGNQISGVMPANVGLLGALVKMDMSRNLLQGQIPASFKEFKSLKFLSLAGNNLSGRIPSCLGQLRSLKVLDLSSNSLAGKIPRNLVTLRDLSVLLLNNNRLSGNIPDLTSSPSLSIFNVSFNDLSGPLPSKFHLLTCDSIRGNPSLQPCGLSALSDPLVNVRALSETDTNPPADNTAPDGSGGGGFSKIEIASITSASAIVAVLLALIILYIYTRKCASRPSRRSLRKKEVTVFVDIGAPLTYETVLRASGSFNASNCIGSGGFGATYKAEVAPGKLVAIKRLAIGRFQGIQQFQAEVKTLGRCRHPNLVTLIGYHLSDSEMFLIYNFLPGGNLERFIQERTKRPIDWRMLHKIALDVARALAYLHDNCVPRILHRDVKPSNILLDNDYTAYLSDFGLARLLGNSETHATTGVAGTFGYVAPEYAMTCRVSDKADVYSYGVVLLELISDKKALDPSFSPYGNGFNIVAWACMLLQKGRAREFFIEGLWDVAPHDDLVEILHLGIKCTVDSLSSRPTMKQVVRRLRELRPPSY, from the coding sequence ATGGTggccgctcgccggagcacggcctcctccgccgcgctcTTGCTCCTCCTGCTCGCGGCTGCTGCCTCCGTCTATTCTTCCGCCGAGTTACACCGCGGCCAGGAGCAGGACAGATCGGCGCTACTCCAGCTCAAGAGCGCCTTCCCTTCCGTGGAGCTGCTCCGGCGGTGGTCCTCGGACTCCGGCGGCGCCGACCACTGCACCTGGCCGGGGGTCACCTGCGACGCGAGGTCCCGGGTCGTCGCTCTGGAGGTGCCCGCCCCTTCACGGCGCTTCGAAACCGGCGGGGAGCCCGCTGGCGAGCTGCCGGCGGCGGTTGGGCTCCTCACCGAGCTGAAACATGTCTCTTTTCCGTTCCATGGCCTCCGCGGCGAGATCCCCGGTGAGATCTGGGGGTTGGAGAAGCTCGAGGTGGTCAACCTTGCGGGGAACTCTCTCCGGGGAGCCCTTCCGGCTGTCTTCCCGCCGAGGCTGAGGATGCTTACCGTTGCTTCCAACCTGCTTCACGGTGAGATCCCCTCCTCCCTTTCCACCTGCAAACACTTGGAAAGGTTGGATCTTTCAGGCAACCGGCTCACTGGATCAGTGCCCGGAGCTCTTGGCGGCCTGCCCAAGCTTAAGACTCTTGACTTGTCCGGAAACCGTCTCTTGGGGAGCATCCCCTCGAGTCTAGGGAATTGCGCGCAGCTCCTCTCACTGCGGCTGTTCTCCAATTTGTTGAATGGTTCTGTTCCAGCAGAGATTGGAAGGCTGAGCAAGTTGCGGGTTTTAGATGTCTCCGGTAACAGGTTGAGTGGACCGGTACCATCGGAGTTGGGTAATTGCTCAGATTTGTCAGTTCTCATATTGTCTAGCCATTTCAATTCAATGGATTCGCATGAGCTCAATCTGTTTGAAGGAGGGATTCCAGAGAGTGTGACAGCTTTGCCCAGACTCAGGGTGCTTTGGGCGCCAAGGGCTGGTCTGGAAGGAACTGTGCCGAACAACTGGGGAAGGTGTCATAGTTTGGAAATGGTTAATCTTGGGGAGAATTTACTTTCTGGAGCGATCCCAAGGGAGCTAGGGCTGTGCAGTAACCTCAAGTTTCTCAACTTTAGCTCTAATAGATTATCTGGTTCGCTGGATAAGGATCTCTGTCCACATTGCATGGATGTGTTTGATGTCAGTGGAAATGAACTGTCAGGATCAATTCCAGCATGTGTGAATAAAGTCTGTGCATCTCGGCTAATGCTAGATGATATAACATCCAGTTATTCTTCACTCCTCATTTCCAAAACTCTAGAAGAACTGTCATTGAGTTTCTACAACTCTGGAGGGCGTTCTATTGTGTATCATAATTTTGCAAAGAACAATCTCGAAGGGCATCTTACATCCTTGCCTTTCAGTGCAGACAGGTTCGGAAACAAGACGTCTTATGTGTTTGTTGTTGATCACAATAAATTCAGTGGATCACTGGATTCAATTCTGTTGGAGAAGTGTAGCAGCTTGAAGGGGCTGATTGTAAGCTTCCGAGACAACAAGATATCTGGTCAGCTCACAGCAGAGTTTAGCACAAAATGCAGTGCTATCAGAGCTTTGGATTTAGCTGGCAATCAAATATCAGGAGTGATGCCTGCTAATGTTGGTTTGTTGGGAGCTCTTGTCAAGATGGACATGAGCAGAAATTTGCTGCAGGGTCAAATACCTGCCAGTTTCAAAGAATTCAAGAGCTTGAAATTTCTGTCATTAGCTGGTAACAACCTCAGTGGTAGAATACCATCCTGTTTGGGTCAGTTGAGATCACTGAAGGTTTTAGATCTCTCATCTAATTCTCTTGCTGGGAAGATCCCACGTAACCTTGTGACACTAAGAGATCTCAGTGTGCTTCTACTCAATAATAATAGGCTCTCTGGAAACATTCCTGATCTTACCTCTTCTCCATCGCTGTCCATATTCAATGTTTCATTCAATGACTTGTCAGGGCCACTGCCTTCAAAATTTCACTTACTGACATGCGACAGTATTCGCGGAAATCCATCCCTCCAACCTTGTGGATTGTCAGCACTCTCTGATCCACTAGTGAATGTCCGAGCTCTAAGTGAGACAGACACTAATCCACCAGCTGACAATACAGCTCCTGATGGCAGTGGTGGCGGTGGATTCAGCAAAATAGAGATTGCCTCAATAACTTCAGCATCAGCAATTGTTGCGGTTCTCCTGGCTCTGATCATCCTTTATATTTACACACGAAAATGTGCATCAAGACCATCAAGACGTTCTCTCAGGAAAAAGGAAGTCACTGTTTTTGTTGATATTGGTGCTCCTTTGACATATGAGACTGTTTTACGTGCCAGTGGCAGCTTCAATGCAAGTAATTGCATTGGAAGTGGTGGCTTCGGAGCAACATACAAAGCTGAGGTCGCACCAGGAAAATTGGTGGCAATAAAGAGGCTTGCTATTGGAAGATTCCAAGGTATTCAGCAGTTCCAAGCAGAGGTCAAAACACTCGGGAGGTGTCGCCATCCCAACCTTGTGACACTCATAGGATACCATCTCAGCGATTCAGAGATGTTTCTAATATATAATTTTCTGCCTGGCGGCAATTTGGAAAGGTTCATACAAGAAAGGACTAAGAGACCTATTGACTGGAGAATGCTTCACAAAATTGCTCTAGATGTTGCACGTGCACTTGCATACCTTCATGACAATTGCGTTCCACGCATCTTACACAGGGATGTCAAACCAAGTAACATATTGCTTGACAATGATTACACCGCATACCTTTCTGATTTTGGATTAGCAAGGCTGCTTGGAAATTCAGAAACACATGCAACCACTGGTGTGGCAGGTACTTTCGGATATGTTGCTCCAGAGTATGCGATGACATGCCGTGTTTCTGATAAGGCAGATGTGTATAGCTATGGAGTTGTACTTCTTGAACTTATTT